A DNA window from Allokutzneria albata contains the following coding sequences:
- a CDS encoding HYD1 signature containing ADP-ribosyltransferase family protein codes for MFLRAVAISVGISLYASTVVAFATPPGPGDVLAKLPALQKENSVTGRAVAVRPLPRNETAEKALKAPAAVSWPGDGVAEADVPPGKHAKAGALPVAVARGADAPAGQQRVRVETFGQDTAARAGVAGTLLKVSDAGGATGKKVSVQLDYRGFSTALGANYGSRLRLTRYPDCVLTTPEKPECRTSTPLETNNDSAQRKVTAEVAVPTAAGAVLAAAAAPSGQGGDYKATPLTPSGRWSAGGSSGDFSYAYPLRTPPVPGGALKLSLGYSSSVVDGRTSATNNQASPVGDGWDVNVGGYITRQYKSCAEDLGGNQGQRKTGDLCVAPGTDNLTLMLAGVATELVYDSAAKFWRPKQDDGSRIERLAGTANGDVDGEHWKITATDGTQYFFGLNRLPGWAEGKPTTQSTWTVPVFGNHAGETCNKPAYADSWCQRAWQWNLDYVVDTRGNVSTFYYDTETNHYGRDLNPKSGTSYVRAGRLARIEYGLRVEDFFAPAPGRVRFDYAERCLPGGAITCEPGQLNKDTAKSWPDVPFNLLCEANTECTDRLVPVFFSRKRLAKIITDVRDDAPGGTWRDVESWTLRHEFPETGDGLEPPLWLAGITYTGHVNGTASLPESIFSGTSMPNRVDGAEGLAPITRFRLTGLRNESGGYIEVKYSIKDCRRADRMPPNAESNTMRCYPTWWTPDGNPDPVLDWFHKYVVTDITEDARTADSSLVKTSYRYGDEGGAWAFNDNPLIRPEHRTWSEWRGYHRVTTVKGEPGTTQTVTENVYLRGMDGDKQPNGGSRDVWLTNSEGGRIEDHQALQGYGWETLNKSGTKVLKAALNTPKLIGPTATNGDHRTFKTVTETEQTRTLLEDNTWRRTKVFKTFNEHGLVVKVDDSGDVGNPNDDTCTTTTYVPNAAAWMFTYSSRVLSVALPCSAGDGKLTDLISDERTLYDGQAFGVAPKQGLVTETQRFNEGSYQTVSRTTHDIYGRPQEQFDAAGRKTTTEFAPKTGFPVRTVTTTNPLGHVTSKTLEPAWGLPVVETGPNTERTELHYDPLGRLTAAWLPGRKAPQTPNLKFAYDYRTDAPTVVSAQTLTHSGAYTTAFAFYDGLLRERQTQKPTVGLEQRLEGRVLTDTFYDSRGLAAKTNAPYYNAENPSRTLLGVLDNSIPNQTVTEFDALERPTAAIYRKLAVEQWRTTTTYGGDREHTVPPAGGTATTVLKDTQDRVVERRQYKAPTTTGAYDATTYRYTRTGNLESVKDALGNTWSYEYDSLGRKKKDVDPDKGTTTFVYNTLDQIESSTDARGKKLSYSYDELGRKRMMFDGETTGPKLAEWTYDTLKKGQLTGTTRYQDGQAYKQEVTWFDDANRPTVKKITIPATEKALGQSYTFRIGYDENSGLVSSTEMPGAGGLPAEAIYHQYNELGMPTRTYGIQTYANEHTYSPFGETLRLTLGQDANRTWATNEFEDGTRRLKLAMVDRNTTDASKVTDRTYQYDPAGNIKRIADAPAGGPADTQCFGYDHLRRLTRAFTPSDGNCTAEPSVPKLGGTAPYWHEFTYDAVGNRLTETKRSAQGEAHKTYTYPTPKAPQPHSLLSTSGQEEFAYDAAGNTTSRKVAGTTQILRWDTEGRVAKIEEAGDKTTSYIYDADGSRLIKKEPGTTTLYLPGMELLLDNATNKVTGKRYYSHGGKAVAVRGSNGGVSFLLGDHHGTSTTSVDARGLAVARRYFDAFGAPRGAQPSAWPDDKGFVGGTRDASGLTHLGARLYDPAVGRFISVDPIMDLTDPQQMHGYAYANNSPITLSDPTGLLAQMCIDDRCEHTVTGTPDGGHYERFPDGRRQKHAPRRPAPPRVVGKSKGIIVWHTDSDSYVNGTKLPKVDTPDLGLLLENIRKVQADEGISFGFGEPTDGDLYNEQKTLEIVSYACVRLCKGKFELHLHYARADYIGIGLDVLVAAGAFAAGAARPGRSNGQVNVQGAPVSMFHYTNEAGQKGILDSGLLYPSLKSVNPKDARYGDGQYVTDVQPGTRTCAQLSRCFVGTPWNGDRFTHYVEIDVRGLNVVRGRDGVFVIPGGGPLDLAGRIISSGKN; via the coding sequence ATGTTCTTGCGCGCGGTGGCGATCTCTGTGGGGATCAGCCTCTACGCGTCCACTGTGGTCGCCTTCGCCACCCCGCCGGGGCCTGGCGATGTGCTCGCCAAGCTTCCCGCTCTGCAGAAGGAAAATTCCGTCACCGGGCGCGCGGTCGCGGTGCGACCCTTGCCCCGCAACGAAACCGCGGAGAAGGCGCTGAAGGCGCCTGCTGCGGTCAGTTGGCCGGGTGATGGTGTTGCCGAGGCCGACGTGCCTCCGGGTAAACACGCCAAAGCCGGAGCGCTTCCGGTTGCCGTTGCTCGTGGCGCCGACGCTCCCGCAGGGCAGCAACGGGTGCGGGTTGAGACCTTTGGACAGGACACGGCGGCGCGTGCCGGTGTCGCGGGGACGTTGTTGAAGGTCTCCGACGCGGGCGGTGCCACCGGGAAGAAGGTGTCGGTCCAGCTTGACTACCGTGGCTTCTCCACCGCGCTGGGGGCCAACTACGGATCACGGCTGCGGCTCACCCGGTACCCGGACTGTGTTCTGACCACACCTGAGAAACCCGAGTGCCGAACGAGCACACCGCTTGAGACGAACAATGACTCGGCTCAGCGGAAGGTGACCGCGGAGGTCGCCGTGCCGACGGCAGCCGGAGCTGTTCTCGCTGCGGCAGCGGCACCTTCGGGACAGGGTGGCGACTACAAGGCGACGCCGCTGACCCCGTCGGGCAGGTGGTCCGCCGGTGGCTCCAGCGGTGACTTCAGCTACGCGTATCCGCTGAGGACGCCGCCGGTGCCGGGTGGGGCGCTGAAGTTGTCCCTCGGCTACTCCTCCAGCGTGGTCGACGGTCGCACGAGCGCGACCAACAACCAGGCATCCCCTGTCGGTGACGGATGGGACGTCAACGTCGGCGGCTACATCACGCGGCAGTACAAGTCGTGCGCTGAGGACCTCGGCGGCAACCAGGGGCAGCGCAAGACCGGGGATCTGTGCGTGGCTCCCGGAACCGACAACCTGACGCTCATGCTCGCGGGTGTCGCCACCGAGCTGGTCTACGACTCGGCGGCGAAGTTCTGGCGGCCCAAGCAGGATGACGGCTCGCGGATCGAACGGTTGGCCGGCACCGCGAACGGCGACGTCGACGGGGAACACTGGAAGATCACCGCCACCGACGGCACGCAGTACTTCTTCGGCCTCAACCGCCTTCCCGGCTGGGCCGAGGGCAAACCGACGACCCAGTCCACGTGGACAGTGCCGGTGTTCGGCAATCACGCCGGGGAGACCTGCAACAAGCCTGCCTACGCGGATTCGTGGTGCCAGCGCGCGTGGCAGTGGAACCTGGACTACGTCGTGGACACCCGTGGCAACGTCTCGACCTTCTACTACGACACCGAGACCAACCACTACGGACGCGACCTCAACCCGAAGTCCGGGACGTCCTACGTCCGAGCCGGACGTCTGGCGCGGATCGAGTACGGACTGCGCGTCGAGGACTTCTTCGCCCCCGCACCGGGACGAGTCCGCTTCGACTACGCCGAGCGGTGTCTCCCGGGCGGTGCGATCACCTGCGAACCCGGGCAACTGAACAAGGACACCGCGAAGTCCTGGCCCGACGTGCCGTTCAACCTGCTGTGCGAGGCGAACACGGAGTGCACCGATCGACTGGTCCCGGTGTTCTTCTCCCGCAAACGGCTCGCGAAGATCATCACCGACGTGCGCGACGACGCGCCCGGCGGCACGTGGAGGGACGTCGAGTCGTGGACATTGCGGCACGAGTTCCCAGAAACCGGTGACGGGCTCGAACCTCCGCTGTGGCTGGCCGGTATCACCTACACCGGCCATGTGAATGGCACCGCGAGCCTGCCGGAGTCGATCTTCTCCGGGACCTCGATGCCCAACCGCGTCGACGGCGCTGAGGGATTGGCGCCGATCACCCGGTTCCGGCTGACCGGTCTGCGCAACGAGTCCGGCGGCTACATCGAGGTGAAGTACTCCATCAAGGACTGCCGCCGAGCGGATCGCATGCCGCCCAACGCGGAGTCCAACACCATGCGCTGCTATCCGACGTGGTGGACGCCCGACGGGAATCCCGATCCCGTGCTGGACTGGTTCCACAAGTACGTCGTCACCGACATCACCGAGGACGCCAGGACCGCGGACTCCAGCCTGGTCAAGACCTCCTATCGCTACGGCGACGAGGGGGGCGCGTGGGCCTTCAACGACAATCCGTTGATCAGGCCGGAGCACCGCACGTGGTCGGAGTGGCGTGGCTATCACCGCGTCACCACGGTCAAAGGCGAGCCCGGCACGACTCAGACGGTGACAGAGAACGTCTACCTACGCGGGATGGACGGCGACAAGCAGCCCAACGGGGGAAGCCGCGACGTCTGGCTGACCAACAGCGAAGGCGGGCGCATCGAGGACCACCAAGCCCTCCAAGGCTATGGGTGGGAGACCCTGAACAAGTCGGGCACCAAGGTCCTCAAAGCGGCCCTCAACACGCCGAAGCTGATCGGCCCGACCGCCACCAACGGTGATCACCGCACATTCAAGACAGTGACCGAGACCGAGCAGACTCGGACCTTGTTGGAGGACAACACCTGGCGCCGCACGAAAGTGTTCAAGACCTTCAACGAACACGGGCTCGTGGTGAAGGTGGACGACTCGGGAGACGTGGGCAATCCCAACGACGACACGTGCACCACGACGACGTACGTGCCGAACGCTGCGGCGTGGATGTTCACCTATTCATCCCGTGTCCTCTCCGTGGCGTTGCCCTGCAGTGCGGGCGACGGCAAGCTCACGGACCTCATCAGCGATGAGCGGACGCTGTACGACGGCCAGGCATTCGGTGTGGCGCCGAAACAGGGCCTCGTCACCGAGACACAGCGCTTCAACGAGGGCAGCTACCAGACAGTCTCGCGAACCACCCACGACATCTACGGACGGCCACAGGAGCAGTTCGACGCCGCGGGCAGGAAGACCACGACGGAGTTCGCTCCGAAGACCGGGTTTCCGGTTCGCACGGTCACCACGACGAACCCGTTGGGACACGTCACCAGCAAGACGCTGGAACCGGCTTGGGGACTCCCTGTGGTGGAGACCGGGCCGAACACCGAACGGACCGAGCTGCACTACGACCCTCTCGGACGCCTCACCGCTGCGTGGCTGCCGGGCAGGAAGGCGCCGCAGACACCGAACTTGAAGTTCGCCTACGACTACCGCACCGATGCTCCTACGGTCGTAAGCGCGCAGACACTGACCCACAGCGGCGCATACACAACCGCCTTCGCTTTCTACGACGGACTTCTTCGCGAGAGACAGACGCAGAAGCCGACCGTCGGACTTGAACAACGCTTGGAAGGACGCGTCCTCACCGACACGTTCTACGACTCTCGCGGGCTGGCCGCGAAGACGAACGCGCCCTACTACAACGCCGAAAACCCGAGTCGTACCTTGCTCGGAGTTCTCGACAACTCCATCCCGAACCAAACCGTGACCGAGTTCGACGCACTGGAGCGACCCACGGCTGCGATCTACCGCAAGCTCGCGGTGGAACAGTGGCGCACGACAACGACCTACGGTGGCGACCGGGAACACACCGTTCCGCCCGCTGGTGGCACCGCGACGACTGTTCTCAAGGACACGCAGGACCGGGTTGTCGAGCGGCGTCAGTACAAGGCTCCGACCACCACCGGTGCATACGACGCCACCACCTACCGGTACACGAGGACCGGAAACCTTGAGAGCGTCAAGGACGCGCTCGGCAACACGTGGTCCTACGAGTACGACTCCCTGGGGCGTAAGAAGAAGGACGTCGACCCGGACAAGGGCACGACCACGTTCGTCTACAACACCCTCGACCAGATCGAGTCCTCGACCGACGCGCGCGGCAAGAAGCTGTCTTACAGCTACGACGAACTCGGCCGGAAACGGATGATGTTCGACGGTGAGACGACCGGGCCCAAGCTCGCCGAATGGACCTACGACACCCTGAAGAAGGGACAGCTCACCGGCACGACGCGATATCAGGACGGCCAGGCGTACAAGCAGGAGGTCACCTGGTTCGACGACGCGAACCGGCCCACCGTCAAGAAGATCACCATCCCGGCGACCGAGAAGGCGCTCGGCCAGTCGTACACCTTCCGCATCGGCTACGACGAGAACAGCGGGCTGGTCTCCTCGACCGAGATGCCCGGTGCAGGAGGACTTCCGGCCGAGGCGATCTACCACCAGTACAACGAACTCGGCATGCCGACGCGGACCTACGGCATCCAGACCTACGCCAACGAGCACACCTATTCGCCGTTCGGCGAGACCCTGCGGTTGACGCTGGGGCAGGACGCGAACCGGACATGGGCCACCAACGAGTTCGAGGACGGCACGCGCCGCCTGAAGCTCGCCATGGTCGACCGCAACACCACCGACGCCTCGAAGGTCACCGACCGCACCTACCAGTACGACCCGGCAGGCAACATCAAGCGCATCGCCGACGCACCCGCGGGCGGGCCTGCTGATACCCAGTGCTTCGGGTACGACCACCTGCGCCGCCTCACCCGCGCGTTCACGCCCTCCGACGGCAACTGCACCGCCGAGCCATCTGTCCCGAAACTGGGTGGCACCGCGCCGTACTGGCACGAGTTCACCTATGACGCGGTCGGCAACCGGCTCACCGAGACGAAGCGCTCCGCGCAAGGGGAGGCGCACAAGACCTACACCTATCCCACACCGAAAGCACCGCAACCACATTCCCTGCTCAGCACTTCGGGACAGGAGGAGTTCGCCTACGACGCGGCGGGAAACACCACCTCCCGCAAGGTGGCCGGCACGACGCAGATCCTTCGATGGGACACCGAGGGCCGCGTCGCCAAGATCGAAGAGGCCGGTGACAAGACGACCTCGTACATCTACGACGCCGACGGCTCACGGCTGATCAAGAAGGAACCCGGCACCACAACGCTCTACCTGCCGGGAATGGAACTGCTGCTGGACAACGCGACCAACAAGGTCACCGGCAAGCGCTACTACTCCCACGGCGGCAAAGCCGTCGCCGTCCGTGGCTCCAACGGTGGGGTGTCGTTCCTGCTCGGCGACCACCACGGCACCAGCACAACCTCCGTCGACGCACGCGGGCTCGCCGTCGCGCGACGCTACTTCGACGCCTTCGGTGCACCTCGCGGCGCACAGCCTTCCGCGTGGCCCGACGACAAGGGTTTCGTCGGTGGCACACGAGATGCGTCCGGCCTCACCCACCTCGGCGCTCGGTTGTACGACCCCGCGGTCGGCCGGTTCATCTCCGTCGACCCGATCATGGATCTCACCGATCCGCAGCAGATGCACGGCTACGCCTACGCCAACAACAGCCCGATCACCTTGAGCGACCCCACCGGCCTGCTCGCACAGATGTGCATCGACGACCGCTGCGAGCACACCGTCACCGGCACACCCGACGGCGGCCACTACGAGCGCTTCCCCGACGGCCGCCGCCAGAAGCACGCCCCTCGCCGCCCCGCACCACCAAGGGTTGTGGGCAAGTCGAAGGGGATCATCGTCTGGCACACCGACAGCGACTCCTACGTCAACGGCACCAAGCTGCCCAAGGTTGACACTCCTGACCTCGGCCTCCTGCTGGAGAACATTCGCAAGGTCCAGGCCGACGAAGGCATCAGCTTCGGCTTCGGTGAACCCACGGACGGGGATCTCTACAACGAGCAGAAGACCCTGGAAATCGTTTCCTACGCATGCGTTCGTCTCTGCAAGGGAAAGTTCGAACTCCACCTGCACTACGCCCGAGCCGACTACATCGGTATTGGACTCGACGTCCTCGTAGCAGCGGGTGCCTTTGCGGCAGGTGCCGCGCGACCAGGCCGTTCGAATGGCCAGGTTAATGTCCAGGGAGCGCCCGTTAGTATGTTTCACTACACTAACGAGGCGGGGCAAAAAGGGATCTTGGACAGTGGTCTCCTGTATCCTTCGTTGAAGAGCGTCAACCCGAAAGATGCACGATACGGGGATGGTCAGTATGTGACCGATGTTCAACCTGGAACTAGGACATGTGCACAGTTGTCACGGTGCTTCGTGGGAACTCCGTGGAATGGTGACAGGTTCACGCATTACGTGGAGATCGACGTTCGTGGGCTGAATGTGGTTAGGGGGAGGGATGGAGTGTTCGTGATCCCTGGGGGTGGACCTCTGGATTTGGCCGGTCGCATCATTTCTTCAGGGAAGAACTAG
- a CDS encoding LamG-like jellyroll fold domain-containing protein — protein sequence MSPVRVRVNGSWRPIDLTLTKRSDGSVGPVAAGLDLRLSGGGTGPLVVLGHDTRTVGLDWSAALPAPVLSGPTATYRDVLPGVDLAVRAEVEGFRQMLVVKTAEAARDPRLEKITFGSRAAGVRVGVAPEKGKGRTTGPGGVVRQSDGLAVTDDAGNLVFRGDASRMWDSAGGAEHPDRTRGPLTGDRDAPMGVEVAARSIAVKPDLGLLRDQATRFPVFIDPEYHWAGRKNHHAVVQSAWPDAHNYDVTDGLLGDLKAGYANENGRWMTSRSFVELDLAPMRGKIIHGATLRSKVVHSYSCSGGPTQLWVTGPIDWGTTWNAQPNWARHLGDIGRSNNAGHCPSDGGADIVITSTVADGVAAGWNNITFGLRAAGEGDKNAWRRFDLNPVLEITYNTRPNPPSELGMEAGLIPCATGAQRPFVFTKTPRLRARLSDEDGGMLDAGFRLLKGPWGQHTWDGTEHHTGNVPSGSFAEVTVRPGLIQEDGVYSWHLWSGDYEASSWSPVCEFTVDSTPPSTPVVSSTDYPSDQPSGGLGRLGTFELSAGGTPDVQYYKYSFTQDGTDVPKTRVEADGLGGKAVIKWTPRMDGPQILRVKGYDRAHNESATYSYRVIVKPGNGVADGLAAHWPLDGDGIDESGKNRPLTAVAGPAFGPGHRGQAALLDGTSHFAQGSGVVGTASSFSVATWARLDRDNGWFTALSRDGSQASGFYLQYSQAENRWTMSMFDGDTAGPAPARAMSKNPPQLGVWTHLVGTYDAATGRVGLFVNGVLEGEATIRSWPAAGDFVVGAAKWQGKRVDHFPGALDDVRVYDRVLVPAEAAVLANQPVVRAHYALNEGSGKSTVDSVSGAVATVNGTVSWAAGEYTALRFTGAEGSDVTAPKPAIRTDRSFTVAAWVRPEGVTSGERTAVAIGGRYSPFRLSYRAESKRWEFLVNCAQDRECPSTAASLGEAKPATWTHLTAVYDAAARQIRLYVDGQFATKADNVESVESSGDLVLGRGTRDGRPDSFWMGLVDDVKVLSGVPSLEEIGQLKLRS from the coding sequence GTGAGCCCAGTTCGAGTGCGGGTGAATGGTTCCTGGCGTCCGATCGACCTCACGCTGACGAAGAGGTCGGACGGCTCGGTCGGACCGGTCGCGGCAGGGCTCGACCTGCGGTTGTCGGGCGGTGGAACGGGGCCGCTCGTGGTCCTCGGGCACGACACGCGAACGGTCGGCCTGGACTGGAGCGCGGCGTTGCCCGCGCCGGTCCTCAGCGGTCCCACCGCCACGTACCGGGATGTGCTTCCCGGAGTCGATCTGGCGGTTCGTGCCGAGGTCGAGGGCTTCCGGCAGATGCTCGTCGTCAAGACTGCGGAAGCGGCGCGGGACCCGCGACTGGAGAAGATCACCTTCGGTTCCCGGGCCGCCGGGGTGCGGGTCGGTGTCGCGCCGGAGAAGGGCAAGGGCAGGACCACGGGCCCCGGTGGCGTGGTGCGCCAGTCCGACGGGCTGGCGGTGACCGACGATGCGGGCAACCTCGTGTTCCGGGGTGACGCGTCGCGGATGTGGGACTCCGCGGGCGGAGCGGAACACCCGGACCGCACGCGCGGGCCGCTCACCGGTGACCGGGACGCGCCGATGGGGGTCGAGGTCGCGGCGCGGTCGATCGCGGTCAAGCCGGACCTGGGCCTGCTGCGGGACCAGGCGACGAGGTTCCCGGTCTTCATCGACCCCGAGTACCACTGGGCGGGCAGGAAGAATCACCACGCCGTCGTGCAGAGCGCGTGGCCGGACGCGCACAACTACGACGTCACCGATGGTCTGCTCGGTGACCTGAAGGCCGGGTATGCCAATGAGAACGGCAGGTGGATGACCTCGCGGTCGTTCGTCGAGCTGGATCTGGCGCCGATGCGTGGGAAGATCATCCACGGGGCCACGTTGCGCTCGAAGGTCGTCCACTCCTACTCCTGTTCCGGAGGTCCTACGCAGCTGTGGGTGACCGGCCCGATCGACTGGGGCACCACGTGGAACGCGCAGCCGAACTGGGCCCGTCACCTGGGCGACATCGGCCGGTCCAACAACGCCGGGCACTGCCCGAGCGACGGTGGTGCGGACATCGTGATCACCTCCACGGTCGCCGACGGGGTCGCGGCGGGGTGGAACAACATCACCTTCGGGCTGCGGGCGGCTGGTGAGGGTGACAAGAACGCCTGGCGCCGCTTCGACCTCAACCCTGTACTGGAGATCACGTACAACACCCGTCCGAACCCGCCGAGCGAGCTGGGCATGGAGGCCGGGCTGATCCCGTGCGCCACCGGAGCCCAGCGGCCCTTCGTGTTCACCAAGACGCCGAGGTTGCGCGCTCGTCTGTCCGATGAGGACGGAGGGATGCTCGACGCTGGTTTCCGGTTGCTCAAGGGGCCGTGGGGACAGCACACGTGGGACGGGACGGAGCACCACACGGGCAACGTCCCCTCCGGTTCTTTCGCCGAGGTCACCGTGCGCCCCGGGCTGATCCAGGAGGATGGGGTCTACAGCTGGCACCTGTGGTCGGGGGACTACGAGGCCAGTTCCTGGTCGCCGGTGTGCGAGTTCACCGTGGACAGCACGCCGCCGAGCACACCCGTAGTGAGTTCGACCGACTATCCGAGTGATCAGCCCAGTGGCGGGCTCGGGCGGCTGGGTACGTTCGAACTCAGTGCCGGGGGAACGCCCGATGTCCAGTACTACAAGTACTCGTTCACCCAGGATGGCACCGATGTCCCGAAGACGCGCGTCGAGGCCGATGGTCTGGGTGGCAAGGCGGTCATCAAGTGGACACCGCGCATGGACGGCCCGCAGATCCTGCGGGTCAAGGGGTACGACCGGGCGCACAACGAGTCGGCCACCTACAGCTACCGGGTGATCGTCAAGCCCGGTAACGGGGTCGCTGACGGGCTGGCCGCGCACTGGCCGCTGGACGGCGACGGTATCGACGAGAGTGGGAAGAACCGGCCGCTGACGGCCGTTGCGGGACCGGCTTTCGGTCCAGGGCACCGCGGGCAGGCGGCGTTGCTGGACGGCACCTCCCACTTCGCTCAGGGGAGTGGAGTGGTCGGCACGGCATCGAGCTTCTCGGTGGCGACGTGGGCGCGGCTCGACCGGGACAACGGCTGGTTCACCGCCCTCAGCCGGGACGGCAGTCAGGCGAGCGGTTTCTACCTCCAGTACTCGCAGGCGGAGAACCGTTGGACGATGTCGATGTTCGACGGCGACACCGCCGGACCCGCGCCTGCCAGGGCGATGTCGAAGAACCCGCCGCAGCTCGGGGTGTGGACCCACCTCGTCGGCACCTACGACGCCGCGACCGGACGGGTCGGGCTGTTCGTCAACGGTGTCCTCGAAGGTGAGGCCACGATCCGGAGCTGGCCGGCTGCCGGGGACTTCGTCGTCGGCGCCGCGAAGTGGCAGGGCAAACGAGTCGACCACTTCCCCGGTGCGCTCGACGATGTCCGGGTGTACGACCGGGTCCTGGTGCCCGCGGAGGCGGCGGTTCTCGCGAACCAACCTGTGGTCCGTGCCCATTACGCGCTGAACGAGGGCTCTGGGAAGTCCACTGTGGACTCAGTTTCCGGTGCTGTGGCCACTGTGAACGGCACCGTGTCCTGGGCTGCCGGCGAGTACACCGCGCTGCGTTTCACCGGCGCCGAGGGCAGCGACGTCACTGCGCCCAAGCCCGCCATCAGAACGGACAGGTCGTTCACCGTCGCTGCCTGGGTCAGGCCTGAAGGGGTCACGAGCGGTGAACGCACGGCGGTTGCGATCGGCGGGAGGTACTCGCCGTTCCGGTTGAGCTATCGCGCGGAGAGCAAGCGGTGGGAGTTCCTGGTCAACTGCGCGCAGGATCGCGAATGCCCCAGCACGGCAGCGAGTCTCGGTGAGGCGAAGCCGGCCACCTGGACCCACCTCACCGCGGTCTACGACGCTGCCGCCAGGCAGATCCGGCTCTACGTGGACGGTCAGTTCGCCACGAAGGCCGACAACGTCGAGTCCGTGGAGTCCTCCGGCGATCTGGTGCTGGGACGTGGGACGCGTGACGGGCGACCGGATTCCTTCTGGATGGGCCTCGTCGACGACGTGAAGGTCCTCTCCGGTGTTCCGAGCCTTGAAGAGATCGGCCAGCTCAAGCTCCGCTCCTGA
- a CDS encoding tyrosine-type recombinase/integrase, translating to MAWTEQTGMQSCRVRYRTGDGHTASISGFTTKLAADTCAARINNNAHPGQPDTTPSTVTLGEWVAAWFTALDLDPRTIDNYRSILRCHILLRWGSTPLGAITTLGINKWIIDLRQLGYAHTTIAGIIKLLSMILTDAVDEGLIPANPIHRRRRRGRRSHRVPAEKVWATPTEVLRIAEQAAALGGDTAGLLIITAAWTGCRWGELTGLHRDNVNLDRGTITIDPRTGSLHESAHTRWLGSPKTASSARVITLPPFLTTLLRKHFERHDNEFVFTAESGNWLWRSTFIRRVLKPAVNGNENEPQPRVRTVPVRPGLTFHGLRHSHKTWLIAAGAPEIAQARRLGHHLTNRVTEVYSHVAPEVEQRLLNDLQHRWDTATLNITAHPTPPEPAQRRLSSPLAA from the coding sequence ATGGCATGGACAGAACAGACCGGCATGCAGTCCTGTCGCGTCCGCTACCGCACCGGGGACGGGCACACCGCCTCCATCTCCGGCTTCACCACGAAGCTGGCCGCTGACACCTGCGCCGCGCGCATCAACAACAACGCTCACCCCGGCCAACCTGACACAACACCGAGCACGGTCACGCTCGGCGAGTGGGTCGCCGCCTGGTTCACCGCGCTCGACCTCGACCCACGCACGATCGACAACTACCGCAGCATCCTGCGCTGCCACATCCTCCTGCGCTGGGGCAGCACCCCACTGGGTGCCATCACCACGCTCGGCATCAACAAGTGGATCATCGATCTCCGGCAACTCGGCTACGCCCACACCACCATCGCCGGCATCATCAAGCTGCTCTCGATGATCCTCACCGACGCCGTCGACGAAGGCCTCATCCCAGCCAACCCCATCCACCGCCGACGACGCCGCGGCCGCCGCAGCCACCGCGTCCCCGCCGAAAAGGTCTGGGCCACCCCCACCGAAGTCCTGCGCATCGCCGAGCAAGCCGCCGCCCTCGGCGGCGACACCGCAGGCCTGCTGATCATCACCGCCGCGTGGACCGGCTGCCGCTGGGGCGAACTCACCGGCCTGCACCGCGACAACGTCAACCTCGACCGCGGCACCATCACTATCGACCCCCGTACCGGCTCCCTGCACGAAAGTGCCCATACCCGCTGGCTCGGCTCTCCCAAGACCGCCTCCTCAGCGCGAGTGATCACCCTGCCGCCGTTCCTCACCACCTTGCTACGCAAGCACTTCGAACGGCACGACAACGAATTTGTCTTCACCGCCGAAAGCGGAAACTGGCTGTGGCGCAGCACCTTCATCCGCCGCGTACTCAAACCCGCCGTCAACGGCAATGAGAACGAGCCGCAACCGCGTGTCAGGACTGTCCCCGTCAGACCGGGCCTGACCTTCCACGGACTACGCCACAGCCACAAAACCTGGCTCATCGCCGCAGGCGCACCCGAGATCGCACAAGCCCGACGCCTCGGCCACCACCTCACCAACCGCGTCACCGAGGTCTACTCACACGTCGCACCCGAAGTCGAACAACGACTCCTCAACGACCTCCAACACCGCTGGGACACCGCCACCCTCAACATCACCGCACACCCCACCCCACCGGAGCCCGCGCAACGACGACTCTCCAGTCCCCTTGCCGCATAA